From Aedes albopictus strain Foshan chromosome 1, AalbF5, whole genome shotgun sequence, one genomic window encodes:
- the LOC109398582 gene encoding cuticle protein-like — MAFKFQFLTFLALVAAARAGVISPVGYSAPLTYAAPVARTLVAAPLTKTIVADQYDPNPQYSFSYGVSDALTGDQKSQQESRSGDVVQGTYSLVDADGLKRTVDYTADPINGFNAAVRREPLTVNTGVLAAKTIIAQPAYASPVAKTIISQPALATYASPLATKTIVSQPAIASYAAPLATKTILSQPALTSYSAPSSIIAQPALTSYAAPLASRTILSQPAYGTSLATKTLVSQPALATYGAPLAAKTIVSQPAYTSYAAPAYY, encoded by the exons ATGGCTTTCAAG TTTCAGTTCTTGACCTTCCTCGCTCTGGTGGCCGCAGCCCGTGCCGGAGTCATCTCGCCAGTTGGCTACTCGGCTCCTCTGACCTATGCTGCTCCAGTCGCTAGGACCCTCGTTGCTGCTCCCCTCACCAAGACCATTGTCGCAGACCAGTACGACCCCAACCCCCAGTACTCATTCTCGTACGGGGTATCCGATGCTCTGACCGGTGACCAGAAGTCCCAGCAAGAATCCCGCAGCGGTGATGTCGTACAGGGAACCTACTCACTGGTTGATGCTGATGGTTTGAAGCGTACCGTTGACTACACTGCTGATCCGATCAACGGATTCAATGCTGCTGTGCGTCGTGAACCTCTGACCGTCAATACCGGAGTCCTTGCTGCCAAGACCATCATTGCCCAACCTGCCTACGCCTCTCCCGTCGCTAAAACCATCATCTCACAGCCAGCTCTGGCTACCTACGCTTCTCCTCTGGCCACCAAGACCATTGTTTCGCAGCCAGCAATTGCCTCGTATGCTGCTCCACTGGCAACCAAAACTATCCTGTCTCAGCCAGCCCTGACCAGCTACTCCGCACCATCGTCCATCATCGCCCAGCCAGCCCTGACCAGCTATGCTGCTCCATTGGCTTCCCGGACCATCCTTTCTCAACCAGCCTATGGCACTTCCTTGGCCACCAAGACGCTCGTCTCGCAGCCCGCTCTGGCCACCTATGGCGCTCCTCTGGCCGCCAAGACCATTGTTTCGCAACCGGCCTACACCAGCTACGCTGCTCCAGCTTACTACTGA